From the Exiguobacterium aurantiacum genome, one window contains:
- the sufD gene encoding Fe-S cluster assembly protein SufD: protein MTVQFELDAQAVAARAEALGGPSWMVNRRKEAAELAPTLALPKVEKIKIDKWDFVSGDVELTKHDGLTPEIEALLGDHRTNVLVERNGHVVYNELATPEGVLFMGINEAMEQHPELVEKYFMTEGVRVDEERLSALNAALMNGGAFLYVPKNVQLKDPLQAIFTMEQANGALYHHTIIVADEGSELTYVESFLSNTNEPHTVNAVTEVFAGANAKVVFGGVDQLAESALSFMNRRGVVYENARLEWALGHMNDGNSVVETKTHLVGDNTFSDTKAVTIGRGAQKQNFNIRTDHFGKSSEGFILIHGVQKDSATAIFSGTSMIHHGASKSNGVQTERVLMLSEKARGDANPILLIDEDDVMAGHAASVGRVDDVQLYYLMSRGLSRKEAERLIIHGFLNPVVEQLAIESVKDRLREVIEGKVR from the coding sequence ATGACCGTACAATTTGAATTGGATGCACAAGCAGTAGCGGCACGTGCAGAGGCGCTCGGTGGACCTTCATGGATGGTCAACCGTCGCAAAGAAGCAGCAGAACTTGCGCCGACTCTCGCCTTGCCAAAAGTTGAAAAAATCAAGATTGATAAATGGGACTTCGTCTCTGGAGACGTCGAGCTCACGAAACACGACGGCTTGACGCCTGAAATCGAAGCACTTCTTGGAGACCACCGTACAAACGTGCTCGTTGAACGCAACGGTCATGTCGTCTACAACGAACTTGCGACGCCAGAAGGTGTCCTCTTCATGGGCATCAACGAAGCGATGGAACAACATCCGGAGCTCGTCGAGAAATACTTCATGACGGAAGGTGTCCGCGTGGACGAAGAACGTTTATCTGCGTTGAACGCTGCCCTCATGAACGGTGGTGCGTTCTTATACGTACCGAAGAACGTTCAATTGAAAGACCCGCTCCAAGCCATCTTCACGATGGAACAAGCGAACGGCGCGCTCTATCATCACACGATCATCGTCGCAGACGAAGGCAGTGAATTGACGTACGTCGAGAGCTTCCTCTCGAACACGAACGAGCCGCACACGGTCAACGCCGTGACAGAAGTGTTCGCTGGTGCGAACGCGAAAGTCGTCTTCGGTGGCGTCGATCAGCTCGCTGAGTCGGCTCTCTCGTTCATGAACCGCCGCGGTGTCGTCTATGAGAACGCACGCCTCGAATGGGCACTCGGTCACATGAACGACGGCAACTCGGTCGTCGAGACGAAAACGCACCTCGTCGGAGACAACACGTTCTCAGACACGAAAGCTGTCACGATCGGTCGTGGCGCACAGAAACAAAACTTCAACATCCGGACGGACCATTTCGGGAAGTCTTCAGAAGGGTTCATCTTGATTCACGGTGTCCAAAAAGATTCGGCCACGGCCATCTTCAGCGGGACATCGATGATTCACCATGGCGCTTCAAAATCGAACGGCGTTCAAACGGAACGTGTCCTCATGTTGTCTGAGAAGGCACGTGGCGATGCTAACCCGATTCTTCTCATCGATGAGGACGACGTCATGGCAGGTCACGCCGCTTCGGTCGGACGCGTCGACGACGTACAGCTCTACTACTTGATGAGCCGCGGTCTGTCACGTAAAGAAGCCGAACGGTTGATCATTCACGGATTCTTGAACCCGGTCGTCGAGCAACTCGCGATCGAGTCGGTCAAAGACCGTCTCCGTGAAGTCATCGAAGGGAAAGTACGTTAA
- a CDS encoding cysteine desulfurase, with product MIDASIRKQFPILDQEINGHPLVYLDSAASSQKPLAVIEAIEDYYRRIHSNVHRGVHTLGTHATDAYEGARERVRSFINAAVPEEIIFTRGTTTAINLVASSYGDANVGAGDEIVLTPMEHHANLIPWQQLAKRKGATLRYVELTPDGRVTLDAVRAVLSDRTKIVAMSHVSNVLGTINPIADVAKLAHEKGAVMVVDAAQSAPHRKLDVQALDCDFLAFSGHKMLGPTGIGVLYGKKQLLKHMEPVEFGGEMIDYVDLYESTWKDIPYRFEAGTPIIAGAVGLAAAIDFLEDLGLENVEAHERALATYAIEQMRTIEGIQIFGPEERVGLVTFNLGDVHAHDLATVLDMQGIAVRAGHHCAQPLMRLLKQSSTARASFYLYNTKEEVDRFIEGLRQTKEYFNYEF from the coding sequence ATGATTGATGCCTCGATTCGTAAACAGTTCCCGATTTTAGATCAGGAAATCAACGGTCATCCGCTCGTCTATCTCGACAGCGCGGCGAGCTCCCAAAAACCGCTGGCTGTCATCGAGGCGATCGAGGATTACTATCGCCGCATCCACTCGAACGTGCACCGGGGCGTCCATACGCTCGGGACGCACGCGACGGATGCGTATGAAGGGGCGCGGGAGCGCGTCCGTTCATTCATCAACGCCGCCGTCCCGGAAGAGATCATCTTCACACGTGGGACGACGACGGCGATTAACCTCGTCGCGTCAAGCTACGGAGATGCGAACGTCGGCGCGGGGGACGAGATCGTCCTCACGCCGATGGAGCATCACGCGAACTTGATTCCATGGCAACAGCTCGCCAAGCGTAAAGGGGCCACGCTCCGTTACGTCGAATTGACGCCGGACGGTCGAGTCACGCTCGACGCGGTTCGTGCCGTCTTATCGGACCGGACGAAAATCGTCGCCATGAGCCACGTCTCGAACGTGCTCGGCACGATCAACCCGATCGCCGACGTGGCGAAGCTCGCCCATGAAAAAGGCGCGGTCATGGTCGTCGATGCGGCACAAAGCGCACCGCACCGTAAACTTGACGTGCAAGCACTCGACTGTGACTTCCTCGCCTTCTCAGGCCATAAGATGCTCGGTCCGACCGGGATCGGTGTCTTATACGGGAAGAAGCAGTTGCTCAAACACATGGAACCGGTCGAATTCGGTGGCGAGATGATCGATTACGTCGACTTGTACGAGTCGACCTGGAAAGACATCCCGTACCGGTTCGAAGCAGGGACGCCGATTATCGCCGGCGCCGTCGGTTTGGCAGCGGCCATCGACTTTTTAGAAGACCTCGGTCTCGAGAACGTCGAAGCCCACGAACGGGCGCTCGCGACGTACGCCATCGAACAGATGCGGACGATCGAAGGAATCCAAATCTTCGGGCCAGAGGAACGGGTCGGACTCGTCACGTTCAACTTAGGTGACGTGCACGCCCACGACTTAGCGACCGTCTTGGATATGCAAGGCATCGCGGTCCGGGCCGGCCACCACTGTGCCCAGCCGCTCATGCGTCTCCTGAAGCAATCATCGACAGCCCGAGCGAGCTTCTACTTGTACAACACGAAAGAAGAAGTCGACCGCTTCATCGAAGGGCTACGTCAAACGAAGGAGTATTTCAATTATGAGTTTTAA
- the sufU gene encoding Fe-S cluster assembly sulfur transfer protein SufU — protein MSFNNLDMLYRQVIMDHYKNPRNRGVIEDGVTVDLNNPTCGDSLRLQLQVEDGIVKDAKFEGEGCSISLASASMMTQIVKGKSVDEALQLATIFSEMVQGKDYDTDTFDLGDIEALSGVSKFPARIKCATLAWKALEKGVDEEA, from the coding sequence ATGAGTTTTAACAATCTCGACATGTTGTACCGACAGGTCATCATGGATCATTATAAAAACCCAAGAAACCGTGGCGTCATCGAAGATGGCGTGACGGTCGACTTGAACAACCCGACATGCGGGGATTCACTCCGACTCCAACTCCAAGTCGAGGACGGAATCGTGAAAGATGCCAAGTTCGAAGGTGAAGGCTGTTCAATCAGTCTCGCGTCGGCATCGATGATGACTCAAATCGTGAAGGGCAAATCTGTTGACGAGGCACTCCAATTGGCCACCATTTTCTCGGAGATGGTCCAAGGGAAAGACTATGATACAGACACGTTCGACCTAGGCGACATCGAAGCGTTGTCTGGCGTCTCAAAGTTTCCGGCTCGCATCAAGTGCGCCACGCTCGCGTGGAAAGCGCTTGAAAAGGGAGTCGACGAGGAAGCGTAA